CGCCGCTGGCCTCGAGCTTGGCCTTGCCGTCGTTGATGCGTACCGCCTCGCGCATCTCGTCCAGGGTCAGCTCGTCGAGCATGACGATATCGGCCCCTGCTGCCAGTGCCTGGCGCAGCTCGTCCAGGCTTTCCACCTCGATTTCCACCGGTTTGCCCGGCGCGATGCGGTGCGCCGCCGCCACGGCCTGGGCCACGCCACCGCTGGCGGCGATATGGTTTTCCTTGATCAGGAAGGCGTCGTACAGGCCGATGCGGTGGTTGTGGCAGCCGCCGCAGGTGACCGCGTACTTCTGTGCCAGGCGCAGGCCGGGCAGGGTCTTGCGGGTATCGAGCAGGCGTACCTGGGTGCCTTCCACCAGGTCGGCGAGGAAGCGCGCGCGGGTGGCCACGCCCGAGAGCATCTGCAGGAAGTTCAGCGCCGAGCGCTCGCCGCTGAGCAGCGAGCGCGCCGGGCCTTCGAGGTGGAACAACGCCTGGTTGGCGGTGGCCCGCTCGCCGTCCGCGACCTGCCAGTGCACCGCCACCCGCGGGTCGAGCTGGCGGAATACCGCATCCACCCAGGCGGTGCCGGCAATCACGCAGTCCTCGCGGGTGATGATGGTCGCCTTGGCCAGGCGCTCAGCCGGAATCAACTGGGCGGTGATGTCGCCGCTGCCGATGTCTTCCAGCAGCGCGCGGCGCACGTTGGCTTCGATTTCGGCGGTCAGGTCGGCGAGGCGTAGGTTCGGCATGGTCGGCTCCACAAGCTAGGTGCCGGCGATTATAGGGCAGGGGGGCAGCGTGTACAGCTGTCGCGCCAACGACCTTTGG
This genomic stretch from Pseudomonas entomophila harbors:
- the nadC gene encoding carboxylating nicotinate-nucleotide diphosphorylase, whose translation is MPNLRLADLTAEIEANVRRALLEDIGSGDITAQLIPAERLAKATIITREDCVIAGTAWVDAVFRQLDPRVAVHWQVADGERATANQALFHLEGPARSLLSGERSALNFLQMLSGVATRARFLADLVEGTQVRLLDTRKTLPGLRLAQKYAVTCGGCHNHRIGLYDAFLIKENHIAASGGVAQAVAAAHRIAPGKPVEIEVESLDELRQALAAGADIVMLDELTLDEMREAVRINDGKAKLEASGGVNETTLRVIAETGVDYISIGAMTKDVKAVDLSMRLSL